One part of the Mariniblastus fucicola genome encodes these proteins:
- a CDS encoding ABC transporter ATP-binding protein, whose protein sequence is MSQQPDNSNLILDVNDVSKVFCRNLKRAMRYGLHDLGKELIGRGADRAEGKLRPGEFYSVRNASFKIEPGECVALIGPNGAGKSTMLKMINGLIKPDKGEIKIRGKIGALIELGTGFNPILSGRENIYINAAVLGMTKRDVDEVFDEIVDFAELHHVIDAPVKTYSSGMRIRLGFSVAANLRPQLLLIDEVLAVGDVGFRMKCFKHLRTLVASGVSIILVTHAVGMLQRVATRAVVFNRGRIVHDGDLDAGCAVYEEILGASERVRTERLQKESRDAEIAEVTVLDSKGNENTEFQTGDSLAVRIRLKSKKLIKNARVIVALNSPSVGVVASMSTAYQEVRFDVDPQLHPDGRVITLAFKDLQLLLGAYHFNISLFGPETTEFFHRRSGCGNFRIVGPPIDMYGMGIHGIMKIDHDWELE, encoded by the coding sequence ATGAGCCAGCAGCCTGACAATTCGAATTTGATTTTGGACGTCAACGATGTCTCCAAGGTTTTCTGTCGCAACCTGAAACGGGCCATGCGCTACGGACTGCACGACTTGGGGAAAGAGCTTATTGGTCGCGGTGCCGATCGGGCCGAAGGAAAACTGCGACCGGGCGAGTTTTACTCTGTCCGCAACGCGAGCTTCAAGATCGAACCTGGCGAATGCGTCGCGCTGATCGGACCCAACGGGGCTGGCAAGAGCACGATGCTGAAGATGATCAACGGCCTGATCAAGCCGGACAAAGGCGAGATCAAGATCCGGGGAAAGATCGGAGCCCTGATCGAATTGGGAACCGGATTCAATCCAATTCTTTCCGGCCGAGAAAACATCTACATTAACGCGGCCGTGCTGGGCATGACCAAACGTGATGTCGATGAAGTCTTTGACGAGATCGTGGATTTTGCGGAACTGCATCACGTCATCGATGCTCCGGTGAAAACGTACAGCTCCGGAATGCGCATCCGGCTGGGGTTTTCCGTGGCCGCGAACCTTCGTCCGCAACTGTTGCTGATCGACGAAGTCCTGGCGGTCGGCGACGTTGGCTTTCGCATGAAGTGTTTCAAGCATCTACGCACACTGGTCGCCAGCGGCGTTTCGATCATTCTGGTCACGCACGCGGTAGGGATGCTGCAGCGAGTCGCCACGCGTGCGGTTGTTTTCAATCGCGGCCGGATCGTGCACGACGGCGACCTCGACGCGGGCTGCGCGGTGTATGAAGAAATCCTTGGCGCGAGCGAACGGGTGCGTACGGAGCGTTTGCAAAAAGAGTCCCGCGATGCCGAAATCGCAGAAGTCACCGTGCTCGATTCCAAGGGCAATGAAAATACAGAATTCCAAACCGGCGATTCTCTGGCAGTCAGAATTCGATTGAAGTCCAAGAAGCTGATCAAGAATGCACGCGTGATCGTGGCATTGAATTCGCCTTCGGTCGGCGTAGTCGCTTCGATGTCAACGGCTTACCAGGAAGTCCGCTTCGACGTCGATCCGCAGTTGCACCCTGACGGCCGCGTGATCACCCTGGCCTTCAAGGATCTGCAACTGTTGTTGGGCGCCTACCATTTCAACATTTCTCTATTCGGACCCGAGACGACGGAGTTCTTTCACCGCCGCAGTGGCTGCGGAAACTTTCGCATCGTCGGTCCGCCAATCGACATGTACGGCATGGGCATCCACGGCATCATGAAGATCGATCACGATTGGGAATTGGAATAG
- a CDS encoding putative signal transducing protein, protein MPNLSLVKVATYDDPIIAHLSRNRLETAGITAFLDGEHHIAMDWMIANAVGGVKLLVAADDAEQAAQILSESLSSENVSPTGPDRTDKLEREDCCPACGSGDTHRERLHRKLIFLSILLLGVPLPFVSRKIACSSCGHRWNGKQT, encoded by the coding sequence ATGCCCAATTTATCGCTGGTCAAAGTCGCGACCTACGACGATCCAATAATTGCCCATCTATCCCGAAACAGACTTGAAACTGCCGGTATCACTGCGTTCCTCGACGGCGAACACCACATCGCGATGGACTGGATGATCGCAAATGCAGTTGGCGGCGTCAAACTTTTGGTTGCGGCGGACGACGCAGAACAGGCAGCACAAATACTCAGCGAATCCCTCTCAAGTGAAAACGTCTCTCCAACTGGACCGGACAGAACAGACAAATTGGAACGTGAAGATTGTTGTCCGGCATGTGGATCAGGTGACACACATCGTGAGAGACTACACCGTAAATTGATATTCCTGTCGATTCTACTTCTGGGAGTTCCGTTGCCGTTTGTATCGCGTAAGATCGCCTGCAGTAGCTGTGGCCACCGATGGAACGGGAAGCAAACTTAA
- a CDS encoding DJ-1/PfpI family protein, whose translation MKKIAILLVPLLIAAFGCGSRELPQSGNDAPASPTLSTEAGLQSSEGESCVINLGAQRTTFDVNLPTIGVILFDDVLMTEVTAPIDVFSKPREDGTQLFNVVTVAETLQPVATESGLRMLPDYTFADCPKLTVLVVPSAYDMTETIRNQQIVRFIKKQNVNSEFTMSNCAGSQLIGESGIADGRKIVTYIGGGKDLQEKYPALKVQDDQEISFVEDGKFLSSNGNLASYISALELLEKMSDDKHRLFVESYLYIERLTDWDKLQSDSK comes from the coding sequence ATGAAGAAGATCGCAATCCTCCTGGTTCCGCTACTGATCGCCGCATTTGGATGTGGATCGCGCGAACTGCCACAAAGCGGAAATGATGCGCCCGCGTCACCAACGTTGTCTACAGAGGCCGGTCTTCAGTCGTCGGAAGGCGAATCTTGCGTCATCAATTTAGGCGCTCAGCGAACGACGTTTGATGTGAACCTGCCAACAATTGGAGTCATCCTGTTCGATGATGTCCTTATGACGGAGGTCACCGCACCGATCGACGTATTTTCAAAACCTCGCGAAGATGGAACGCAACTGTTCAATGTCGTGACCGTGGCGGAAACTTTGCAGCCTGTTGCAACCGAAAGCGGTTTGCGGATGCTTCCCGACTACACGTTTGCCGATTGCCCAAAACTCACTGTTCTGGTCGTGCCGAGCGCCTATGACATGACTGAAACCATTCGCAATCAACAGATCGTTCGATTTATTAAAAAACAGAACGTCAATTCTGAATTTACGATGAGCAATTGCGCCGGCTCTCAATTGATTGGCGAATCAGGAATTGCAGACGGCCGCAAGATCGTCACGTACATCGGCGGCGGTAAGGATTTACAGGAAAAGTACCCTGCTCTGAAAGTCCAGGATGATCAGGAAATCAGCTTCGTGGAGGACGGCAAATTTCTTTCGTCCAATGGAAATCTCGCAAGCTACATTTCCGCACTGGAACTGCTTGAGAAAATGAGTGATGACAAGCACCGCTTGTTCGTCGAATCTTACCTGTACATTGAGAGATTGACTGACTGGGACAAATTGCAAAGCGACTCGAAATAG
- a CDS encoding YitT family protein: MRRLVINYGLIVLAGLMYAVALKYFVLPSKVILTGTEGVATALSYYFESYWLFIALYVLFQAGLLVFAYKRVSRLFAIRSLVVVGTVVLALVVLPDFRFAQPEPQNERIILVLFGGILAGVAKAMAFTNRGSTGDEDILGAYFAIKYLKPVGSIAIIASIGSTAFGLTLDLIKNGQFETVVNTLMYTCIYIFASAETLNNLYRKFKITMLAVITRQPKTVGAAIASTSEHRTFTVQEGTGGRSGDSFHIVKTIITHEELSQMIAAIQDVDPDCFYYFHDIEGISSRYYIAPIG, encoded by the coding sequence ATGCGTCGGCTAGTGATCAACTACGGCCTCATCGTACTCGCTGGTTTGATGTACGCCGTTGCGCTGAAATATTTCGTCCTTCCGTCCAAAGTGATTCTGACAGGTACAGAAGGCGTTGCGACTGCACTTTCGTACTACTTTGAAAGCTATTGGCTGTTCATTGCTCTCTACGTTTTGTTTCAAGCCGGGCTACTGGTCTTTGCATACAAACGCGTCAGTCGACTGTTTGCGATTCGGTCATTGGTCGTCGTCGGCACCGTCGTTCTGGCGCTCGTTGTCCTCCCGGATTTCAGGTTCGCGCAACCAGAACCGCAGAACGAGAGGATCATCCTGGTTCTCTTTGGCGGCATCCTTGCCGGTGTCGCCAAAGCGATGGCTTTCACCAACCGCGGATCGACTGGTGACGAAGACATTTTGGGCGCCTACTTTGCGATTAAGTACCTGAAACCCGTAGGGTCGATTGCGATCATCGCCTCAATCGGATCCACTGCGTTCGGACTCACACTGGACCTTATCAAGAACGGCCAGTTCGAAACGGTCGTGAACACGTTGATGTATACGTGTATCTACATTTTCGCGTCGGCGGAGACGCTAAACAATCTGTATCGCAAATTCAAAATTACCATGTTGGCGGTCATCACTCGTCAGCCCAAAACTGTCGGTGCCGCAATTGCCTCAACATCAGAGCATCGCACCTTTACGGTACAGGAAGGGACCGGCGGGCGTAGCGGCGATTCGTTCCACATCGTAAAAACCATCATTACGCATGAAGAGTTGTCGCAAATGATTGCCGCAATTCAAGACGTCGATCCGGATTGCTTCTATTACTTTCACGACATCGAAGGCATCTCCAGCCGGTATTACATCGCGCCAATCGGCTAG
- a CDS encoding bleomycin resistance protein, which produces MHEYDIAIPILPCKSIDDTVAFYKTIGFDAKIWGAPHHYAILTRGTVELHVFAQPDLDPACSSAGCYVRVLDVDDTYRVFSKLKLNQSGIPRMDKIEDKPWGMREFAIVDLNGNLIRIGQPL; this is translated from the coding sequence ATGCACGAATATGACATTGCAATCCCGATACTGCCATGCAAATCTATCGACGACACCGTCGCGTTTTACAAGACGATAGGCTTTGACGCAAAAATTTGGGGCGCGCCCCACCACTATGCAATCCTGACCCGTGGCACCGTTGAGTTGCACGTTTTCGCTCAACCGGATCTCGACCCTGCGTGCTCATCGGCAGGCTGCTATGTCCGCGTGCTGGACGTTGACGACACTTACCGAGTGTTTTCCAAGCTGAAGCTGAATCAATCAGGCATTCCGCGAATGGACAAAATCGAAGACAAACCGTGGGGCATGCGAGAATTCGCAATCGTTGACCTCAACGGCAACCTGATTCGGATCGGGCAGCCCCTGTAA
- a CDS encoding SRPBCC family protein has translation MMRHVILALAATLFCYESAIGQDVRVADEFEIEASVDLVWNAFTTTEGLQSWLAPLADIDFRVGGEWRANYAKDGKLGDETTIENTILCHDPQRKLSIKATGFPKGFEFENAAKETWSIFYFEKVSDTKTKITIVGLGYNDTEPSKKMRAHFKPANEYSMNRLKAALEKKAPDNEASKKQINN, from the coding sequence ATGATGCGACATGTCATATTGGCGCTCGCTGCGACTCTGTTCTGTTACGAATCGGCAATTGGGCAGGATGTCCGAGTTGCGGACGAGTTTGAAATTGAGGCGAGCGTTGACCTTGTCTGGAATGCGTTCACCACGACCGAAGGTCTTCAATCGTGGTTGGCTCCACTGGCGGATATTGACTTCCGGGTCGGCGGCGAGTGGCGAGCGAACTATGCGAAGGATGGAAAGCTTGGAGATGAAACGACGATCGAGAATACGATCCTCTGCCATGACCCTCAACGCAAGCTTTCCATTAAGGCAACCGGATTTCCGAAAGGCTTCGAATTCGAAAACGCGGCGAAAGAAACGTGGTCCATTTTCTACTTTGAAAAAGTCTCCGATACAAAAACGAAAATCACCATCGTTGGGCTGGGTTACAATGACACCGAACCATCCAAAAAAATGCGTGCCCACTTCAAACCGGCCAACGAGTACTCGATGAATCGTCTCAAGGCCGCGTTGGAAAAGAAAGCACCGGACAATGAAGCATCGAAGAAACAGATCAATAATTGA